From the genome of Thermococcus chitonophagus, one region includes:
- the tdh gene encoding L-threonine 3-dehydrogenase translates to MSEKMVAIMKTKPEYGAELVEVDVPKPGPGEVLIKVLATSICGTDLHIYEWNEWAQSRIKPPQIMGHEVAGEVVEVGPGVEGIEVGDYVSAETHIVCGKCYACKRGQYHVCQNTKIFGVDTDGVFAEYAIIPAQNVWKNPKSIPPEYATLQEPLGNAVDTVLAGPIAGKSVLITGAGPLGLLGIAVAKASGAYPIIVSEPSEFRRNLAKKVGADYVINPFEEDVVKEVMDITDGNGVDVFLEFSGAPKALEQGLQAVTPAGRVSLLGLFPGKVSIDFNNLIIFKALTVYGITGRHLWETWYTVSRLLQSGKLNLDPIITHKYKGFDKFEEAFELMRAGKTGKVVFMLK, encoded by the coding sequence ATGTCTGAGAAGATGGTCGCTATCATGAAGACAAAACCAGAGTACGGTGCTGAGCTCGTAGAGGTTGATGTTCCAAAGCCTGGCCCAGGGGAAGTTCTCATTAAGGTTTTAGCAACGAGTATTTGTGGTACCGACCTGCACATCTATGAGTGGAATGAATGGGCCCAGTCCAGAATAAAGCCCCCTCAGATAATGGGTCATGAGGTCGCTGGAGAGGTAGTGGAGGTAGGCCCCGGTGTGGAGGGCATTGAAGTCGGTGACTATGTATCAGCAGAAACCCACATAGTTTGTGGAAAGTGCTATGCCTGCAAGAGGGGTCAGTATCACGTTTGCCAGAACACGAAGATATTTGGTGTTGACACGGATGGAGTCTTTGCAGAATATGCAATAATCCCTGCCCAAAACGTCTGGAAGAATCCAAAGAGCATACCTCCCGAATACGCAACCCTTCAGGAACCACTAGGAAACGCTGTCGACACTGTCTTAGCGGGCCCAATAGCTGGAAAGAGCGTTCTCATAACTGGAGCGGGTCCCCTTGGGTTGCTGGGAATTGCCGTCGCCAAGGCCTCTGGAGCTTACCCGATTATAGTTTCTGAGCCAAGTGAGTTCAGGAGGAACTTGGCTAAGAAAGTGGGAGCAGATTACGTCATTAACCCATTTGAGGAAGATGTTGTCAAGGAGGTTATGGACATAACGGATGGAAATGGTGTCGACGTGTTCCTTGAATTTAGTGGTGCCCCCAAAGCTTTGGAGCAGGGTCTTCAAGCGGTGACCCCTGCCGGCAGGGTCTCTCTCTTGGGCCTGTTCCCTGGTAAAGTCAGCATAGACTTCAACAACCTGATAATATTCAAGGCCCTCACCGTTTATGGAATAACTGGCAGGCACTTATGGGAGACTTGGTACACCGTTTCAAGGCTCCTTCAGAGCGGAAAGCTCAACCTAGACCCGATTATCACTCACAAGTACAAGGGGTTCGATAAGTTTGAAGAAGCCTTCGAGTTAATGAGGGCTGGCAAAACTGGAAAAGTTGTTTTCATGCTAAAATAA
- the pheT gene encoding phenylalanine--tRNA ligase subunit beta encodes MPKFDVSKSDLERLIGKEFNVEEWEDLVLYAKCELDDVWEENGKIYFKLDSKDTNRPDLWSAEGVARQIRFALGMQKGLPNYEVEKSDVVVYVDEKLKDVRPYGVYAIVEGLEFDEDSLSQLIQLQEKVALTLGRRRREVAIGVFDFDKVKPPIYYRAAEKSEKFVPLGFTEELTLEEILEKHEKGREYGHLIRDKPYYPLLVDSEGNVLSMPPIINSEYTGRVTEETKNVFIDVTGWDLKKIMLALNVMVTALAERGGKIKSVKVVYKDFEIETPDLTPREFEVNLDYIRKLSGLSLKDEEIKELLERMMYSVEIESGKAKLKYPAFRDDIMHARDVLEDVLIAYGYNNIEPEEPRLAVQGRGDPFKDFEDAIRDLMVGFGLQEVMTFNLTNKEVQFAKMNIPEEDIVEIANPISQKWSALRKWLLPSLMEFLSNNTHEEYPQKIFEVGLATLIDKSRETKTISEPKLAVALAGTGYTFTNAKEILDSLMRHLGIEYEIEETEHGSFIPGRVGKILINGKEIGIIGEIHPQVLENWNIEVPVVAFELFLRPLYRS; translated from the coding sequence ATGCCAAAGTTTGACGTTTCAAAATCAGACTTGGAAAGACTCATAGGGAAGGAGTTCAACGTTGAGGAATGGGAGGACTTAGTTCTATACGCAAAGTGTGAGCTTGATGATGTATGGGAGGAGAACGGCAAGATTTACTTCAAGCTTGACTCAAAGGACACAAACAGGCCCGACCTGTGGAGTGCGGAAGGCGTTGCAAGGCAGATAAGATTCGCCCTGGGGATGCAGAAGGGACTTCCCAACTATGAAGTTGAGAAAAGCGACGTTGTAGTTTACGTGGATGAAAAGCTCAAAGATGTAAGACCATACGGTGTTTACGCTATAGTTGAAGGCCTAGAGTTTGATGAGGATTCATTGAGTCAGCTAATCCAGCTCCAGGAAAAAGTGGCCTTAACCCTTGGAAGGAGGAGAAGGGAAGTAGCTATAGGAGTTTTTGACTTTGACAAAGTAAAGCCTCCAATTTATTACAGAGCCGCAGAGAAAAGCGAGAAGTTCGTTCCTTTAGGATTCACTGAAGAGCTGACCCTTGAAGAGATCTTGGAGAAGCACGAGAAGGGTAGGGAGTACGGACACTTAATCAGGGATAAGCCGTACTACCCATTGCTTGTAGATTCCGAGGGCAACGTTCTCTCAATGCCCCCCATAATAAACTCGGAGTACACCGGAAGGGTAACTGAAGAGACCAAGAACGTTTTCATAGACGTTACTGGATGGGACCTGAAGAAGATAATGCTAGCTCTAAACGTCATGGTCACGGCACTAGCGGAGAGGGGAGGAAAGATCAAGAGCGTCAAAGTAGTATATAAGGACTTCGAGATAGAAACTCCAGACTTAACCCCAAGAGAGTTCGAGGTTAATCTCGACTATATAAGGAAGCTCTCAGGTCTTAGCCTGAAAGACGAGGAGATAAAGGAGCTCCTTGAGAGGATGATGTATTCTGTAGAGATAGAGAGCGGAAAGGCCAAGCTCAAGTATCCAGCATTTAGAGATGACATAATGCACGCTAGGGACGTTCTTGAGGACGTCCTTATAGCCTATGGGTACAACAATATAGAGCCAGAAGAACCAAGGTTGGCAGTGCAAGGAAGGGGAGATCCCTTCAAGGACTTTGAAGATGCAATAAGAGATCTAATGGTCGGTTTCGGTCTGCAAGAAGTCATGACGTTCAACTTGACCAACAAGGAAGTGCAATTTGCAAAGATGAACATTCCAGAGGAAGATATAGTTGAGATAGCGAACCCAATAAGTCAGAAATGGAGTGCGTTGAGGAAGTGGTTGTTGCCTAGCTTAATGGAGTTTCTGAGCAATAACACCCATGAAGAATATCCACAGAAGATATTTGAAGTAGGCCTTGCAACGCTAATCGACAAATCTAGGGAAACTAAAACCATCAGCGAGCCAAAGCTAGCTGTAGCCCTCGCGGGGACAGGCTATACCTTTACGAATGCAAAAGAAATACTTGATTCACTTATGAGGCACTTGGGGATTGAATACGAGATAGAGGAAACAGAGCACGGAAGCTTTATCCCAGGAAGAGTCGGCAAAATCTTGATCAACGGAAAGGAAATAGGAATTATAGGAGAGATTCATCCACAAGTTCTTGAGAACTGGAATATTGAAGTGCCTGTAGTTGCCTTCGAGCTGTTTCTGAGACCCCTGTATCGCTCTTGA
- a CDS encoding type II secretion system F family protein: MAKKESPLTSLLVRFIERVIPKKTLKRYDLLLYSAGIDFKASEYLGISLMLGLVIGAVLLIISGSGLHFFLGFFGGFIGFAYIYPNLRISRRIEDMEKALPDALFYLAGSLRAGVSFSEALGELTTAKFGALTDEFKRTVAEIKRGRPTVDALRAFALRNKKSPVIYRAMMIIIEALERGAPMADVLVAVGNDVREILRIKKERKASTGMQMMFFITSGGFVGPFIVAVISNIATMITTTGGMNVQIPVAELKTILWLFSIIQGFITGLGIGVIREGKFSSGAKYGTLIGLMAGAVYWAGLQVRIGF, translated from the coding sequence ATGGCTAAGAAAGAAAGTCCACTAACCAGCTTGCTTGTAAGGTTTATAGAGAGGGTGATCCCTAAAAAGACTCTAAAGAGATATGATCTACTGCTTTACTCAGCCGGCATAGATTTCAAAGCCTCTGAGTACTTGGGGATTTCATTGATGTTGGGTCTTGTAATTGGGGCAGTTCTTTTGATTATTTCAGGCTCAGGCCTTCACTTCTTCCTGGGTTTCTTTGGGGGATTTATAGGCTTTGCATACATATACCCAAATTTGAGGATCTCTAGAAGGATAGAGGACATGGAGAAAGCTCTTCCTGATGCCCTGTTTTATCTAGCAGGATCCTTAAGAGCTGGTGTTTCATTTTCTGAAGCTCTGGGAGAGCTAACAACGGCAAAGTTTGGTGCACTCACAGATGAGTTCAAAAGAACGGTCGCGGAAATAAAGAGGGGTAGACCTACAGTAGATGCACTTAGAGCTTTTGCCCTAAGGAATAAGAAATCCCCAGTTATCTACAGAGCAATGATGATAATAATAGAGGCCTTAGAGAGAGGTGCCCCAATGGCAGATGTTCTCGTTGCAGTGGGAAACGATGTGAGAGAGATACTAAGAATAAAAAAGGAAAGGAAAGCTTCTACAGGAATGCAGATGATGTTCTTTATAACCTCTGGTGGATTCGTTGGCCCATTTATTGTAGCCGTAATATCTAACATTGCAACGATGATAACTACAACAGGAGGAATGAATGTTCAAATTCCAGTTGCTGAGCTAAAAACAATATTGTGGCTATTCTCGATTATCCAAGGATTTATAACTGGCCTAGGAATTGGAGTGATACGAGAAGGGAAATTCTCCTCCGGAGCAAAGTACGGAACTCTGATAGGCCTAATGGCCGGGGCAGTATACTGGGCTGGGTTGCAAGTTAGAATTGGATTTTAG